The following are encoded in a window of Paludisphaera rhizosphaerae genomic DNA:
- a CDS encoding SDR family NAD(P)-dependent oxidoreductase, protein MTGASSGLGKAIAEDLVRRGAQVLLTGRSLARLEEVRNDLVHGGADPNRVSIIAADLTVEADRRRLFDEAANRFGALDLVVNNAGVGATGQFDTHEPWVLRRVFEINFFAMAEVCRAALPMLAEGVDPVMLVTGSVNARRALPGRSEYCASKFAVTGFLESIRIEWRRFGIHVAQLNPGFSATPFDDHAVVKTARVSVAEWRTMPPEAVAAAALRAVEKKKSEITLTGKGRLLVLVNRIAPRFVDWGLSRWLLRHFPDAPSLRKGSPKPPRPVGHASS, encoded by the coding sequence GTGACCGGCGCGTCCTCAGGGTTGGGGAAGGCGATCGCGGAGGATCTCGTCCGCCGAGGCGCCCAGGTGCTGCTCACCGGCCGATCGCTCGCCCGCCTGGAGGAGGTTCGCAACGACCTCGTCCACGGAGGGGCCGATCCCAACCGCGTCAGCATCATCGCGGCCGATCTCACCGTTGAGGCTGACCGTCGTCGTCTGTTCGACGAGGCGGCGAATCGGTTCGGCGCGCTCGACCTGGTCGTCAACAATGCGGGCGTCGGCGCGACAGGGCAGTTCGACACCCATGAGCCCTGGGTCCTGCGCCGGGTCTTCGAGATCAACTTCTTCGCCATGGCCGAGGTCTGCCGCGCCGCGCTGCCGATGCTCGCCGAAGGCGTGGACCCGGTGATGCTCGTCACGGGCTCGGTCAACGCCCGCCGGGCGCTGCCGGGACGCTCGGAATACTGCGCCAGCAAGTTCGCCGTCACCGGCTTCCTGGAGTCGATCCGGATCGAGTGGCGGCGTTTCGGGATCCACGTCGCTCAGTTGAACCCGGGCTTCTCAGCCACGCCGTTCGACGATCACGCGGTCGTGAAGACGGCGAGGGTGTCGGTGGCCGAATGGCGGACCATGCCGCCGGAAGCCGTCGCCGCAGCGGCGCTTCGGGCCGTCGAGAAGAAGAAGAGCGAGATCACCCTCACCGGCAAGGGAAGGCTCCTCGTGCTGGTGAACCGGATCGCCCCTCGGTTCGTCGACTGGGGCCTCTCGCGATGGCTTCTCCGCCACTTCCCCGACGCTCCCTCCCTGCGAAAGGGTTCGCCGAAGCCGCCGCGACCGGTGGGACACGCCTCTTCCTGA
- a CDS encoding TetR/AcrR family transcriptional regulator — protein MRKSREEAVETRKRIVSAAARQFRKNGIVATGLNDLMKAAGLTHGGFYKHFESKDQLVAEACAEAVDGLIEMMAGQPTFPAAVAAYLSTQHRDNPDAGCPLAAIGSELSRCEGETRQAATEGFERLVTLLAEKSGAEDARRRALAAASMMIGAVTMSRIVTDPKLSTEILHEVEKALAEG, from the coding sequence ATGCGGAAGTCGAGGGAAGAGGCGGTGGAGACCCGCAAGCGGATCGTCTCGGCGGCCGCGCGCCAGTTCCGGAAGAACGGGATCGTCGCGACGGGGCTCAACGATCTGATGAAGGCCGCCGGCCTGACGCACGGCGGCTTCTACAAGCACTTTGAGTCGAAGGACCAGCTCGTCGCCGAGGCGTGCGCGGAGGCCGTCGACGGGCTGATCGAGATGATGGCGGGGCAGCCGACGTTCCCGGCCGCTGTGGCGGCGTACCTCTCGACCCAACACCGGGACAATCCCGACGCCGGCTGCCCGCTCGCCGCGATCGGCAGCGAGCTCTCCCGTTGCGAGGGCGAAACTCGCCAGGCGGCGACGGAAGGCTTCGAGCGGCTCGTGACGCTCCTGGCAGAGAAGTCCGGGGCCGAGGACGCCAGGCGTCGCGCCCTGGCTGCGGCCTCGATGATGATCGGCGCGGTGACGATGTCGCGCATCGTCACCGACCCGAAACTCTCGACGGAGATTCTCCACGAGGTCGAGAAAGCCCTGGCCGAAGGCTGA